Proteins from one Actinomycetota bacterium genomic window:
- a CDS encoding PadR family transcriptional regulator, producing the protein MGIKEGLLAVLSRGEAHGYQIKLELEAATGDSWRINIGQVYTTLQRLVRDGLVEPINGEIHGRIQYTITTLGREALAEWMTTPVELAAAGRDEITLKILLAISSGTGDARRVIEIQRGAVMGLLQDYTALKAADDSADLAWLLYLDRLILSAEAELRWLERVESRLEEEKPLRRAAVVDLPEIEDVVR; encoded by the coding sequence GTGGGAATCAAGGAAGGCTTGCTGGCGGTTCTGTCCCGGGGCGAGGCTCACGGTTACCAGATAAAGCTGGAGCTGGAGGCGGCCACCGGAGATTCCTGGCGGATCAACATTGGTCAGGTGTACACGACCCTGCAGAGACTCGTGCGTGATGGTCTGGTGGAACCGATCAACGGGGAGATCCATGGTCGGATCCAATACACGATCACGACTTTGGGTCGTGAGGCGCTCGCCGAGTGGATGACAACGCCAGTGGAACTTGCCGCCGCCGGGCGGGACGAGATCACCCTCAAGATCCTCCTCGCCATCTCGTCAGGGACCGGCGATGCGCGTCGGGTCATCGAGATCCAGCGTGGGGCCGTCATGGGCTTGCTCCAGGACTACACCGCGTTGAAGGCGGCGGACGATTCTGCTGATCTCGCTTGGCTGCTCTATCTCGATCGACTCATTCTCAGTGCCGAGGCCGAGTTGCGATGGTTGGAGCGCGTGGAATCCCGTTTGGAGGAAGAGAAACCTTTGAGGAGGGCCGCAGTGGTCGATCTTCCTGAGATCGAGGACGTGGTGAGATGA
- a CDS encoding ABC transporter ATP-binding protein: MSEPILSMVRVGKTHGSGAQRVDALVNIDLDLSPGELVAITGRSGSGKTTLLNMAGALDEPTTGKIVVDGKNLATMTAKELARLRRVSVGYVFQQFNLLPSLTAAENIALPLELDGVAIEVARRFAEESLIEVEMGGMEDRFPDQLSGGEQQRVAIARGLVGPRSILLADEPTGALDEATGESILRLLRRRCDNGAAALLVTHEPVFAAWADRVVRLRDGRIEGISVRSGVPLTSADL; the protein is encoded by the coding sequence ATGAGCGAGCCGATCCTGTCGATGGTCAGGGTCGGGAAGACCCACGGGTCCGGGGCGCAGCGGGTAGACGCCCTGGTCAACATCGACCTCGATCTCAGCCCCGGCGAACTGGTGGCTATCACTGGCCGGAGCGGGTCGGGCAAGACCACGCTGCTCAACATGGCGGGCGCCCTCGATGAGCCCACAACCGGGAAGATCGTGGTCGACGGAAAGAACCTGGCGACGATGACCGCCAAGGAACTGGCTCGCCTGCGGCGCGTGTCGGTGGGGTATGTGTTCCAGCAGTTCAACCTCCTTCCCTCGCTCACCGCCGCGGAAAACATCGCATTGCCCCTGGAACTCGACGGCGTGGCTATCGAAGTGGCGCGCAGGTTCGCCGAGGAATCGCTCATCGAGGTGGAGATGGGCGGGATGGAGGATCGGTTCCCCGATCAGCTCTCCGGGGGCGAGCAGCAGCGAGTAGCCATCGCCCGGGGTCTGGTCGGTCCCCGGTCGATCCTCCTCGCCGACGAGCCCACCGGCGCGCTCGACGAGGCCACCGGAGAGAGCATCCTCAGACTCTTGCGGCGGCGCTGCGATAACGGGGCGGCTGCCTTGCTGGTCACCCATGAACCGGTGTTCGCGGCCTGGGCCGACCGAGTCGTGCGTCTCCGGGACGGTCGCATCGAGGGTATCTCGGTCCGATCCGGCGTCCCCCTCACATCGGCCGACCTTTGA
- a CDS encoding ABC transporter permease gives MSGRRAALRVARRTAWRNRKRTFFLTALIGVPVALAVIVAGVMRASELTPEESAQATFGDADYRIQIPYSPEADEWISSNLADIDPNAEVVSYHRMYGRLAKRAYGSVLDVDTTAPMGKSFLMLIAGAAPTGDAQVAVTPDLAELLDARIGDTIQLELGATKQEGYELVGLVRPPIVEHSPMVLVSLERFDALIGEPSSPYAYNVMSTWLVAGDDPTTSAAMLQQRWNEDEYRFWPSTAVVPKPPALDFMPNQLYAFLDQAQVHALLGMETGANQNDVIQAAYKMVDESNVAFAVLPDLNVGSRAVFIESANSDLLSSPPVISTGIAALILVEVAFIAAAAFAAGTRRRLREIGLLGANGADTRHIRLTVIGEGFTVGLLGAMTGVALGYLLLLFGSPILRRFASTFAGGVDLNLADVLGPALVAVAASVIAAWVPARTASKIPTAIALQGRMPARSPRPWVAPLGVGMAGFGGLLLVVALAAGKTLGNVVAVIGSLLMVTGVALLAGPVVAWVSCVANRVRSTPRLVLRDSGRHRTRASVAVAATMVILLAPALSLTIQKTHQARDLLYGLPDAGNQVLLIGRYDGFGYFGSTDEPITDSDIAELASIVPADKTAVFSMVNVSVQLKSEVEQRQSEAGSDITVLVGGGQSQEWGAAIANDDLVDALGRPEVGEVLAADGAVVLGVEDRDSWFLMNGERYQARELAVPLLRSGVPRVLLSESMVAGLGEVETKPLVLFTLTRPLTSDEQKELAFTGLNTRGGWSDLTRNQVFLIVIGATLIAVLIVIALVTAVAAAEIKEEMEVIVAVGAPGSIRRRFLGIQSWLYTALAALLAVPLAVGTVKIFGLSQDGYYSGPFGVMRSSKVVIPWLGVGFLVLVLPLIVGLLTALVTRSSPVTPPRRAT, from the coding sequence ATGAGTGGTCGCAGGGCTGCCCTCCGGGTCGCTCGTCGCACCGCCTGGCGCAACCGGAAGCGGACCTTCTTTCTCACTGCCCTGATTGGGGTTCCCGTGGCCCTGGCCGTGATCGTGGCCGGGGTGATGCGCGCTTCGGAACTGACCCCCGAAGAGTCGGCACAGGCGACATTTGGTGACGCCGACTACCGGATCCAGATCCCGTACTCCCCAGAAGCTGACGAATGGATATCGTCCAATCTGGCAGACATCGATCCGAATGCCGAGGTTGTCTCCTATCACCGGATGTATGGCCGGTTGGCGAAACGGGCTTACGGAAGCGTGTTGGATGTGGACACGACAGCTCCCATGGGGAAGTCGTTTCTCATGCTGATCGCAGGAGCGGCACCTACAGGCGATGCACAGGTGGCGGTCACTCCAGATCTTGCCGAACTGCTTGACGCCAGAATAGGTGACACGATTCAGCTGGAACTCGGTGCCACCAAGCAGGAGGGCTACGAGCTGGTCGGCCTGGTGAGGCCGCCGATCGTCGAGCACTCACCGATGGTCCTGGTCAGCCTGGAGCGGTTCGATGCCTTGATCGGCGAGCCATCGTCCCCGTACGCATACAACGTCATGAGCACCTGGCTGGTTGCCGGCGATGACCCAACGACATCCGCGGCAATGCTCCAGCAGAGATGGAACGAAGATGAGTATCGGTTCTGGCCGAGCACCGCGGTGGTTCCGAAGCCTCCGGCGTTGGATTTCATGCCAAACCAACTCTATGCCTTTCTTGACCAGGCACAGGTTCATGCGCTGTTGGGGATGGAGACAGGTGCGAACCAGAATGATGTGATCCAGGCGGCATACAAGATGGTCGATGAGTCGAACGTGGCCTTCGCGGTACTGCCTGACCTCAACGTGGGGAGCAGGGCTGTCTTCATCGAGTCCGCGAATTCGGACCTTCTTTCGTCACCTCCAGTGATCAGCACCGGGATCGCCGCTCTCATCCTGGTCGAAGTCGCCTTCATCGCGGCCGCGGCATTCGCTGCCGGGACGCGGCGGCGGCTCCGGGAGATCGGTCTTCTCGGGGCCAACGGTGCCGACACTCGGCATATCCGGCTCACAGTGATCGGCGAGGGGTTCACCGTCGGCCTTCTGGGAGCGATGACCGGAGTCGCCTTGGGCTACTTGCTCCTGCTCTTCGGATCACCCATCCTGCGACGGTTCGCGTCCACCTTTGCCGGCGGGGTCGATCTAAACCTGGCGGATGTACTCGGCCCTGCCCTGGTTGCCGTCGCTGCATCCGTAATCGCGGCATGGGTCCCCGCTCGGACGGCGTCGAAAATCCCCACGGCTATCGCGTTGCAGGGTCGAATGCCGGCGCGGTCACCCCGGCCGTGGGTGGCCCCGCTTGGTGTCGGTATGGCCGGTTTCGGAGGACTCCTCCTAGTGGTGGCTCTCGCCGCCGGCAAGACGCTGGGCAATGTGGTCGCTGTCATCGGGTCCCTTCTGATGGTTACCGGTGTCGCTCTTCTGGCCGGCCCGGTCGTGGCCTGGGTGAGCTGCGTCGCCAACCGGGTCAGGTCGACGCCTCGGCTGGTACTGCGCGACTCGGGTCGGCACCGCACCCGGGCGTCGGTTGCGGTCGCCGCCACAATGGTGATCCTGCTCGCGCCGGCGTTGTCGCTGACGATTCAGAAGACTCACCAGGCGCGCGATCTTCTCTATGGACTCCCAGACGCGGGCAACCAAGTTCTGCTCATTGGAAGATACGACGGCTTTGGCTACTTCGGATCGACTGACGAGCCGATAACCGACTCCGACATCGCCGAGTTGGCTTCGATCGTCCCGGCGGACAAGACCGCAGTCTTCTCGATGGTCAATGTGAGCGTTCAGTTGAAGAGCGAGGTGGAGCAGCGGCAGTCTGAGGCCGGCTCGGACATCACTGTGCTGGTCGGCGGCGGTCAGTCTCAAGAATGGGGAGCCGCCATTGCCAATGATGATCTGGTCGACGCGCTCGGCAGGCCAGAGGTCGGCGAAGTCTTGGCAGCCGACGGCGCGGTCGTTCTTGGTGTTGAAGATCGGGATAGTTGGTTTCTCATGAACGGTGAGAGGTATCAAGCCCGCGAGCTCGCCGTTCCGCTCCTTCGATCCGGGGTGCCACGGGTTCTGCTATCGGAGTCGATGGTGGCCGGCCTGGGGGAGGTTGAGACCAAGCCGCTGGTTTTGTTCACTCTCACTCGTCCGCTGACGAGTGATGAGCAGAAGGAGCTGGCCTTCACCGGCCTAAACACTCGGGGCGGTTGGTCCGACCTGACCCGGAATCAGGTCTTCCTGATCGTCATCGGCGCCACACTGATCGCGGTCCTGATCGTGATCGCTCTGGTGACCGCGGTCGCCGCGGCAGAGATCAAGGAGGAGATGGAGGTGATCGTGGCAGTCGGGGCTCCCGGTTCGATCCGCCGGCGGTTCCTCGGGATCCAGAGCTGGCTCTATACGGCACTGGCCGCATTGCTGGCGGTGCCCCTGGCGGTTGGGACCGTGAAGATCTTCGGGCTGTCCCAAGACGGCTACTACTCGGGGCCGTTCGGTGTGATGCGGAGCTCAAAGGTGGTGATTCCCTGGTTGGGCGTCGGGTTCCTGGTCCTGGTTCTCCCGCTGATCGTTGGACTCCTCACAGCTCTGGTGACCCGGTCGTCGCCAGTCACGCCACCACGTCGGGCGACCTGA
- a CDS encoding helix-turn-helix transcriptional regulator, whose protein sequence is MPSTKSYRRLHEEAVARPGASERLDALREDTPPEIGLYELRRALDRSQTELAAELGISQSAISHLERAGDVKLSTLRNYLRYLGARLELLAVFEDDDEEHVVPILIGGKVASRVDCHGGSWSNGPWLSGRPTATPAAGEGGRKLGGRLWVKGV, encoded by the coding sequence ATGCCTTCCACCAAGAGCTACCGCCGGCTTCACGAAGAAGCGGTGGCGCGTCCGGGCGCTTCCGAGCGGCTCGATGCGCTACGGGAAGACACACCGCCTGAGATCGGCCTCTATGAGCTTCGTCGTGCCCTCGACCGTTCCCAGACCGAGTTGGCGGCCGAGCTGGGAATCAGCCAGTCCGCCATCTCACATCTCGAGCGGGCCGGTGACGTGAAGCTCTCCACTCTGCGCAACTACCTCAGATATCTGGGAGCCCGTCTCGAACTGCTGGCTGTGTTCGAGGACGACGACGAGGAGCACGTCGTCCCGATCCTCATCGGCGGCAAGGTTGCGTCTCGAGTAGATTGCCATGGGGGATCGTGGTCAAACGGCCCATGGCTATCCGGTAGACCGACGGCGACTCCAGCAGCAGGAGAGGGCGGCCGGAAGCTCGGTGGGCGGCTTTGGGTAAAGGGTGTGTAG
- a CDS encoding tungsten formylmethanofuran dehydrogenase, which produces MEVVAELQDNHKTLGLTDEQVVNMYRGILLTRRLDERIWALNRQGRAAFVVSASGQEGSQVPPVMAMNPDIDWALPYYRDLGTVLTWGLTPEQVLLGVMAKADDPSSGGRQMPSHWSLRERRIFSHSSPIATQYPHAAGIAKVVQRDGTGAIVFVSGGEGSTSEGDWHEMMNFAGIHGLPLIVLIENNQYAISVPEREEVGGHIAARAAGYGVYGVVVDGNDPLAMYKVTRDAADRARRGDGPTLIEARTYRYYAHTSDDDDTLYRSREEVEMWKRRDPLGQLRQYLIEARLLSDEDDERMEAEIAQEIKQAVAAVEAAPDPDDPFSIVYLNPITPAQPAVEPEPPVEGEETNLITAINRTLHEIMARYPDTVVFGEDVADPKGGVFKATQGLEVAFGNDRSFNMPLAESLIVGVGVGMAAAGKKPLVEIEFADFIHPAFDQIVSEVARIHYRTKGRWQCPLVIRAPYGGGIRGALYHSQSVEAFYTHIPGLKVVIPSTPADAKGLLWSAVEDPDPVMFLEPKKLYRLATGPFPAGEYRVPLGKAAIRRAGTDLTILAYGTMARFALEAAAQLAEFGLSAEIIDLRTLKPLDWPTIEASVEKTTRVLIVYEDNEFGGYGAELAAQIADKAFEHLDAPVRRYASPDVPAFPFNAKLEAMVMPNTAGIVEHALELSKY; this is translated from the coding sequence GTGGAAGTCGTTGCCGAGCTACAGGACAACCACAAGACCTTGGGCTTAACCGACGAGCAGGTCGTCAACATGTATCGGGGGATCCTGCTCACACGAAGACTCGATGAGCGAATCTGGGCGCTGAACCGCCAAGGGCGGGCTGCATTCGTCGTTTCTGCCTCCGGGCAGGAAGGATCACAGGTTCCTCCAGTGATGGCGATGAACCCCGACATCGACTGGGCCCTCCCGTACTATCGGGACCTCGGCACCGTGCTCACCTGGGGCTTGACGCCCGAACAGGTGCTTCTTGGTGTCATGGCCAAGGCCGACGATCCCTCGAGCGGGGGACGCCAAATGCCATCTCATTGGTCGCTGCGGGAACGTCGTATCTTCTCCCACTCCTCACCCATCGCAACGCAGTACCCGCATGCGGCAGGCATCGCCAAGGTGGTCCAGCGAGACGGTACCGGAGCGATCGTGTTCGTATCGGGTGGCGAAGGCTCCACGTCCGAAGGCGACTGGCACGAAATGATGAACTTTGCCGGGATCCATGGTTTGCCGCTGATCGTCCTCATCGAGAACAACCAGTACGCCATCTCCGTGCCCGAACGAGAGGAAGTCGGTGGACACATCGCCGCCAGAGCGGCCGGATACGGGGTATACGGAGTGGTTGTCGACGGCAATGATCCGCTCGCGATGTACAAAGTCACCAGGGACGCTGCCGATCGCGCTCGGCGAGGTGACGGGCCGACCTTGATCGAAGCGCGAACATATCGTTACTACGCGCACACGTCGGACGATGACGACACCCTCTACCGCAGCCGTGAGGAGGTCGAGATGTGGAAACGGCGCGACCCTCTCGGCCAACTCCGCCAGTACCTCATCGAGGCACGCCTGCTGAGCGACGAGGACGACGAACGCATGGAGGCCGAGATCGCCCAAGAGATCAAGCAGGCCGTCGCCGCAGTCGAGGCCGCTCCGGATCCCGACGATCCGTTCTCGATCGTGTACCTCAACCCGATCACTCCGGCACAGCCTGCCGTGGAACCCGAACCGCCAGTCGAAGGCGAGGAAACCAATCTCATCACAGCCATCAACCGCACGCTGCATGAGATCATGGCGCGCTATCCGGACACGGTGGTCTTCGGTGAAGATGTCGCCGACCCCAAAGGGGGCGTGTTCAAAGCCACACAGGGACTCGAGGTCGCCTTCGGAAACGACCGCAGTTTCAACATGCCACTCGCCGAGTCCCTGATCGTCGGTGTCGGCGTCGGCATGGCGGCGGCCGGCAAGAAACCACTCGTCGAGATCGAGTTCGCGGACTTCATCCACCCCGCCTTCGACCAGATCGTCTCGGAGGTCGCCCGCATCCATTACCGCACGAAGGGCAGGTGGCAGTGCCCACTGGTGATCCGCGCACCGTACGGCGGCGGCATCCGTGGCGCCCTCTACCACTCGCAATCGGTCGAGGCGTTCTACACGCACATACCCGGGCTGAAAGTCGTCATCCCGTCGACACCGGCCGACGCCAAAGGTCTGCTCTGGTCCGCGGTAGAGGATCCGGATCCGGTGATGTTCCTCGAACCGAAGAAGCTGTATCGACTGGCGACGGGTCCGTTCCCTGCCGGGGAGTATCGTGTCCCACTCGGCAAGGCCGCCATCCGCAGGGCGGGCACCGATCTCACGATTCTCGCCTACGGGACCATGGCACGGTTCGCTCTCGAAGCCGCTGCTCAGCTTGCGGAGTTTGGCCTCTCCGCCGAAATCATCGACTTGAGGACGCTGAAGCCCCTCGATTGGCCGACCATCGAGGCCTCTGTCGAAAAGACGACTCGGGTACTCATCGTGTATGAGGACAATGAATTCGGTGGATACGGAGCAGAACTCGCGGCACAGATCGCGGACAAGGCGTTCGAGCACCTGGATGCGCCGGTCCGTCGCTACGCCAGCCCCGATGTGCCGGCGTTCCCGTTCAACGCCAAGCTCGAGGCAATGGTCATGCCCAACACGGCCGGCATCGTCGAGCACGCCTTGGAACTGTCCAAGTACTGA
- the argS gene encoding arginine--tRNA ligase, with amino-acid sequence MSLLARLSETVGDAFEVAGVDRSYGSVAISKRPDLGQFQCTGALAAAKSVGRNPREIAQTVIDALRATEMFAAVSIAGPGFINLTLTDAAIAAMTQAVVDDERCGCDLVEHPVRYIVDFGGPTVAKAMHVGHLRSTIIGDSLQRLLRFLGHDVTSDIHLGDWGTQMGMLIIEVERRYPDLPYFDASFSGPYPAESPVTLDDLHEMYPAVAARVAGDEAEAERARRATTELQNGRPGYRALWQHFANVSISAQRADFEALGVKFDLWYGESTVHDRIAPLLERIKSSGRAVMSDGALVVPVAQEDDQMDIPPMLLTKSDGSYLYTTTDLATLDQRITELKAEDILYVVDARQALHFIQVFRAARLTGVVPDDVVLEHIAFGTMNGTDGKPFKTREGGVLKLKDLIAMVTDAALTRLAEARIAESYPDEERAEIAKAVGLAALKFGDLSNHRTSNYVFDLDRFSSFEGKTGPYLLYGAVRIRSILRKAAEHGFVPGPITDPSTDVERDLMLFLARLPDSIARAAELRAPNHIAEFAYDLTTRFNRFYEQCHILSEQDPERRGSWLSLVAVTLRELILTLDLLGISVPERM; translated from the coding sequence ATGTCTCTCCTCGCGCGTCTCTCAGAAACCGTCGGTGATGCTTTCGAAGTCGCCGGAGTGGACCGCTCCTACGGATCCGTGGCCATCTCCAAACGCCCCGACCTGGGCCAGTTCCAGTGCACCGGCGCCCTGGCGGCCGCCAAGAGCGTAGGTAGGAACCCGCGCGAGATCGCCCAGACCGTCATCGATGCCCTCAGAGCCACGGAGATGTTCGCCGCAGTGTCGATCGCCGGGCCCGGATTCATCAACCTGACGCTGACCGATGCCGCAATTGCTGCGATGACCCAGGCGGTCGTGGACGATGAGCGATGCGGATGCGACCTGGTGGAGCATCCCGTCCGTTACATCGTCGACTTTGGTGGTCCCACCGTTGCAAAGGCGATGCACGTCGGTCATCTCCGGTCCACGATCATCGGCGACTCTCTCCAACGCCTCCTTCGATTCCTCGGTCACGATGTCACCAGCGATATCCACTTGGGTGACTGGGGAACACAGATGGGAATGCTGATCATCGAGGTGGAACGCCGATACCCGGACCTTCCCTACTTCGACGCATCCTTCAGTGGCCCCTACCCGGCCGAGTCGCCCGTCACCCTCGACGACCTCCACGAGATGTATCCAGCAGTAGCGGCGCGCGTCGCAGGAGACGAAGCCGAAGCGGAGCGTGCTCGCCGGGCAACCACCGAACTGCAGAATGGACGACCCGGTTACCGGGCACTTTGGCAACATTTCGCGAATGTCTCCATCAGCGCACAACGTGCCGACTTCGAGGCCCTGGGAGTGAAGTTCGACCTGTGGTACGGCGAGAGCACGGTCCACGACCGAATCGCACCGCTCCTCGAACGCATCAAGTCTTCCGGTCGCGCCGTGATGAGTGACGGTGCTCTCGTGGTGCCGGTCGCGCAGGAGGACGACCAGATGGACATTCCTCCTATGCTCCTGACGAAATCCGACGGTTCCTACCTGTACACGACAACCGACCTCGCCACCCTCGACCAGCGGATCACCGAGCTGAAGGCAGAAGACATCCTCTATGTCGTCGACGCAAGGCAGGCCCTGCATTTCATCCAGGTGTTCAGGGCGGCCAGGCTCACCGGAGTCGTTCCCGACGACGTCGTCCTCGAACACATTGCCTTCGGCACGATGAACGGCACCGACGGCAAGCCGTTCAAGACACGCGAAGGTGGCGTCCTCAAACTCAAGGATCTCATCGCGATGGTGACTGACGCCGCCCTCACACGCCTCGCCGAAGCTCGCATCGCAGAGAGCTATCCGGACGAGGAACGAGCAGAGATAGCGAAGGCCGTCGGCCTCGCTGCGCTGAAGTTCGGCGACCTGAGCAACCACCGCACGTCCAATTACGTCTTCGATCTGGACCGGTTCAGCTCGTTCGAGGGGAAGACCGGACCATATCTGCTCTACGGCGCGGTGCGAATCCGGTCGATCCTGCGCAAGGCCGCCGAACACGGGTTTGTTCCCGGACCGATCACGGACCCGTCCACCGATGTCGAGCGTGATCTGATGCTCTTCCTGGCTCGCCTGCCCGACTCGATCGCGAGGGCAGCAGAGTTGCGGGCTCCGAACCATATCGCCGAGTTCGCCTACGATCTCACGACCCGTTTCAACCGCTTCTACGAGCAGTGCCACATCCTCAGTGAGCAGGACCCCGAACGCCGCGGTTCCTGGCTGAGTCTGGTCGCCGTGACCCTTCGGGAACTCATCCTCACACTCGATCTTCTCGGCATCTCTGTGCCGGAGCGGATGTAG
- a CDS encoding GNAT family N-acetyltransferase, whose translation MEIRIRPAVASDKEAIAAFTQTTFAWGDYITDEFDRWLNDPRGQTAVAVGPDDTPVAMARWSLLSPTEVWSQGARVHPDHRRKGISSQLIEAGEQWAREQGAQVLRLAIEDWNTAAQAQVTRSGFRNVSRWTMWKRPIGNAAPRVAGNGGSHVPSDEHLTLAGESEAGPAYLAWSAGSMAVVSHGFITERWTWRRLHAYDLAAAARRRALWVCPAGWLVGEADDDGPDTFWVSWVMAAPDDVYRLLRAAIDRASSEAAERIVFLLPKATWTDQAARRAGLDVGHHLLVYERPIT comes from the coding sequence GTGGAGATCAGGATTCGACCCGCCGTCGCCTCCGACAAAGAGGCCATTGCAGCGTTCACACAGACCACATTCGCCTGGGGCGACTACATCACCGACGAGTTCGATCGGTGGCTGAACGACCCACGAGGCCAGACGGCCGTCGCCGTCGGCCCGGACGACACACCGGTCGCCATGGCACGGTGGAGCCTGCTTTCTCCTACCGAGGTGTGGAGCCAGGGAGCAAGAGTCCACCCCGATCATCGCAGAAAGGGGATCTCGTCTCAGCTCATCGAGGCCGGTGAGCAGTGGGCGAGAGAACAGGGCGCCCAGGTTCTGCGACTTGCCATCGAGGATTGGAACACCGCCGCCCAGGCCCAGGTGACACGATCGGGATTCCGGAACGTTTCCAGGTGGACGATGTGGAAACGCCCCATCGGTAATGCCGCACCGAGAGTCGCCGGCAACGGAGGCAGTCACGTTCCATCCGACGAGCACCTCACCCTTGCAGGCGAGTCGGAGGCCGGACCCGCCTACCTCGCATGGTCTGCCGGATCGATGGCAGTCGTGAGCCACGGTTTCATCACCGAACGCTGGACCTGGCGCCGCTTGCACGCGTACGACCTGGCCGCCGCGGCCCGGCGGCGGGCGCTGTGGGTCTGCCCGGCAGGCTGGCTCGTCGGTGAGGCCGACGACGACGGACCGGACACGTTCTGGGTTTCGTGGGTGATGGCCGCTCCCGATGATGTGTATCGACTTCTCCGCGCGGCAATCGACAGGGCGTCATCGGAGGCCGCCGAGCGAATCGTGTTCCTCCTGCCGAAGGCCACGTGGACGGATCAGGCGGCGAGAAGGGCGGGGCTCGATGTCGGCCACCACCTCCTCGTCTACGAACGTCCCATCACCTGA
- a CDS encoding class I SAM-dependent methyltransferase gives MNDAREHWNRRYGEGWPMEPSPFLESIVDLLPRSGRALDVAGGNGRNALWLADRGLSVTVVDVSDAALAIAAEAARDRGLTIDLVNADLENDALPVGPWDLILCFHYLQRDLFPKMVEALAPGGVLVCAIATVRNLERHARPPREHVLDEGELPGLVKGLTVVRFEEAWFDDRHEARLVATRST, from the coding sequence ATGAACGACGCCCGCGAGCACTGGAACCGGCGATATGGTGAAGGCTGGCCGATGGAACCCTCTCCATTCTTGGAGTCGATTGTGGACCTTCTTCCTCGATCGGGTCGTGCGCTCGATGTCGCAGGGGGGAATGGTCGCAACGCCCTGTGGTTGGCCGATCGCGGGCTGAGTGTGACGGTTGTGGATGTTTCCGACGCGGCATTGGCGATTGCCGCGGAAGCTGCTCGAGATCGCGGGCTCACCATTGATCTGGTCAACGCCGATCTGGAGAACGATGCTCTTCCTGTCGGCCCATGGGACCTGATCCTCTGCTTCCACTACCTGCAGAGAGACCTCTTCCCGAAGATGGTCGAGGCACTCGCTCCCGGAGGTGTGCTCGTGTGCGCGATAGCGACGGTCCGAAATCTGGAGCGGCATGCGCGGCCCCCTCGCGAGCATGTCCTCGACGAAGGCGAGTTGCCGGGCCTGGTGAAGGGCCTGACCGTGGTCCGCTTCGAGGAAGCCTGGTTCGACGACCGCCACGAGGCACGCCTGGTGGCCACGCGTAGCACTTGA
- a CDS encoding crotonase/enoyl-CoA hydratase family protein, which yields MPVNYEGIGPIAVITIDRPHRRNAINRETADALLDAWRRFDADDTATVGILTGAGGHFSAGADLKDFDLSDRPEGFLGFTRLEVTKPTVAAVGGFCVAGGLEMALWCDLRVADEDAVFGCFERRWGVPLVDGGTQRLPRLIGTGRALDMILTGRPVDADEAHRIGLVDRVVPAGTHLDAAIRLANEIASFPQATVRSDRSALLGGFGMPLADGLDLERRLGIDVLGTAAEGAARFRSERASGRRRER from the coding sequence ATGCCGGTCAACTACGAAGGGATAGGACCGATCGCGGTCATCACGATCGACCGTCCGCATCGACGCAACGCCATCAATCGCGAAACTGCCGACGCTCTCCTCGACGCGTGGCGGCGCTTCGACGCCGACGACACCGCCACGGTCGGGATCCTCACGGGCGCCGGTGGCCACTTCTCCGCCGGAGCCGACCTCAAGGACTTCGACCTCTCCGACCGCCCCGAGGGATTCCTCGGATTCACCAGACTCGAAGTCACGAAACCGACGGTCGCCGCCGTCGGAGGATTCTGTGTGGCCGGAGGATTGGAGATGGCCTTGTGGTGTGATCTTCGAGTGGCCGACGAAGACGCCGTGTTCGGTTGCTTCGAGCGCCGGTGGGGCGTGCCGCTCGTCGATGGTGGCACGCAGCGCCTCCCGCGGCTCATCGGTACTGGGCGCGCCCTCGACATGATCCTCACGGGGCGACCGGTTGACGCAGACGAAGCGCATCGGATAGGCCTGGTCGATCGCGTCGTGCCGGCAGGGACCCATCTCGATGCAGCAATCCGGCTCGCCAACGAGATCGCCTCCTTCCCCCAGGCGACGGTTCGCTCGGATCGCTCCGCGCTCCTCGGAGGGTTCGGAATGCCTCTTGCAGATGGCCTCGATCTCGAGCGCCGACTCGGCATCGACGTGCTGGGCACCGCCGCCGAAGGAGCTGCCCGCTTCCGCTCCGAACGCGCCTCCGGAAGGCGAAGGGAGCGTTGA